One window of the Streptomyces sp. NBC_00259 genome contains the following:
- a CDS encoding alpha/beta hydrolase, giving the protein MNRRAGVLVAVGATVTALVTGMQSAATAGPTAPRAGALKWTACATEEHPKLECSSVKVPLDHADPSGRQITLALSRVRHTAKTFQGPLLVNPGGPGASGLKTAGFVAASLPAKVSAQYDVIGFDPRGVGSSQPALNCRPGHFAPVRPDSLPLDVRTERANLARARSFTVGCTTRHADLLPHMNTAAMAKDLDVVRQALGTGKMSYLGYSYGTYLGAVYAKYFPQHVRRMVLDSAVNPDGVWYRANLGQDLGFDARHKAFAAWVARHHATYRLGSDPAKVEAAWYAMRTSLGKAPAAKRIGPAELEDTFLPGGYYNGFWPYLADAFAAYVRTGATKSLVEAYESFGAVDKQGENSYSVYTAVQCRDAAWPRSWDTWRDDNWAVHAKAPFSTWNNAWYNAPCVFWPLAPLGPTDVTNHAAPPVLILQATDDAATPYEGGVTLHRKLRSSRLVVEDGGGNHAISLSGNKCLDRYVTDYLATGKLPPSAAAGPADAVCAAKPEPKPLKPGVRTGATDGDRAGAALHRLLGHRN; this is encoded by the coding sequence GTGAACAGACGCGCAGGAGTGCTGGTCGCCGTCGGCGCGACGGTGACCGCACTGGTCACCGGCATGCAGTCCGCCGCCACCGCGGGGCCGACGGCGCCCCGCGCCGGGGCGCTGAAGTGGACCGCCTGCGCGACCGAGGAGCATCCGAAGCTCGAATGCTCGTCGGTGAAGGTGCCGCTGGACCACGCCGATCCGAGCGGCAGACAGATCACGCTGGCGCTCTCGCGGGTACGGCACACCGCCAAGACCTTCCAGGGACCGCTGCTGGTCAACCCGGGCGGGCCGGGCGCCTCCGGGCTGAAGACGGCCGGTTTCGTCGCGGCGTCGCTCCCCGCCAAGGTCTCGGCCCAGTACGACGTGATCGGGTTCGACCCGCGCGGAGTGGGCTCCTCACAGCCGGCGCTCAACTGCCGCCCCGGCCACTTCGCGCCCGTACGCCCCGACTCGCTCCCGCTCGACGTCCGCACCGAGCGGGCGAATCTGGCCAGGGCGCGGTCCTTCACCGTGGGCTGTACGACCAGGCACGCCGATCTGCTGCCCCATATGAACACGGCCGCCATGGCGAAGGACCTCGACGTCGTACGGCAGGCCCTCGGCACCGGGAAGATGAGCTACCTCGGGTACTCGTACGGCACCTATCTCGGCGCCGTGTACGCCAAGTACTTCCCGCAGCACGTCCGGCGCATGGTGCTCGACTCCGCGGTGAACCCCGACGGCGTCTGGTACCGCGCCAACCTCGGCCAGGACCTCGGCTTCGACGCCCGTCACAAGGCGTTCGCCGCCTGGGTGGCCAGGCACCACGCGACCTACCGGCTGGGCAGCGACCCGGCGAAGGTCGAGGCCGCCTGGTACGCGATGCGCACATCGCTGGGCAAGGCACCCGCGGCGAAGAGGATCGGCCCGGCCGAACTCGAGGACACCTTCCTGCCCGGCGGCTACTACAACGGCTTCTGGCCGTATCTCGCCGACGCGTTCGCCGCCTACGTACGCACCGGGGCCACCAAGTCGCTCGTCGAGGCGTACGAGTCCTTCGGCGCCGTCGACAAGCAGGGCGAGAACAGCTACTCCGTCTACACGGCGGTCCAGTGCCGGGACGCGGCGTGGCCCCGGAGCTGGGACACCTGGCGCGACGACAACTGGGCGGTCCACGCGAAGGCCCCCTTCTCCACCTGGAACAACGCCTGGTACAACGCGCCGTGCGTGTTCTGGCCGCTGGCGCCCCTCGGCCCGACGGACGTCACCAACCACGCGGCGCCGCCGGTGCTGATCCTCCAGGCCACGGACGACGCGGCCACACCGTACGAGGGCGGTGTCACCCTCCACCGCAAACTGCGGAGCTCCCGGCTGGTCGTCGAGGACGGCGGCGGCAACCACGCGATCTCGCTGAGCGGGAACAAGTGCCTGGACCGCTATGTGACGGACTATCTGGCCACCGGGAAGCTGCCGCCGTCCGCCGCGGCCGGGCCCGCGGACGCGGTCTGCGCCGCGAAGCCCGAGCCGAAGCCGCTGAAGCCGGGGGTACGGACGGGTGCCACGGACGGGGACCGGGCCGGGGCCGCGCTGCACCGGCTGCTCGGCCACCGGAACTGA
- a CDS encoding Rv2578c family radical SAM protein yields the protein MRWDNLAENGRNATDPESATLPGDIALFGTDAVTTRTFDTPEFRGITFHEVRARSILNRVPGASRMPFEWTVNPYRGCTHACVYCFARKTHSYLDLDTGLGFDSQIVVKVNAPELLRRQLASRRWQGAHIAMGTNVDCYQRAEGRYHLMPGIIGALRDHANPFSILTKGTLILRDLELLRQAAEVTDVGISVSVGFTDPGLWRSVEPGTPSPERRLDVVRTLTEHGIGCGVLMAPVIPFLGDHPDQLRATVRAIASAGATSVTPLVLHLRPGAREWFMAWLAREHPHLVRRYERLYAEGAYAPKWYQRRITRHVHELATEFGIGPAQRGTPRRIPPAPQPVLAEPAATQLSLL from the coding sequence ATGCGCTGGGACAATCTCGCCGAGAACGGCCGGAACGCCACGGACCCCGAGAGCGCGACCCTGCCCGGGGACATCGCGCTCTTCGGCACGGACGCCGTGACCACACGCACCTTCGACACCCCCGAGTTCCGCGGGATCACCTTCCACGAGGTCCGCGCCCGTTCGATCCTGAACCGGGTACCGGGCGCCTCACGGATGCCGTTCGAATGGACGGTGAATCCGTACCGGGGCTGCACGCACGCCTGTGTGTACTGCTTCGCCCGCAAGACCCACAGCTATCTGGACCTGGACACCGGGCTCGGCTTCGACAGCCAGATCGTCGTCAAGGTCAACGCGCCGGAGCTGCTACGGCGCCAGCTGGCCTCGCGCCGCTGGCAGGGCGCGCACATCGCGATGGGCACGAACGTCGACTGCTACCAGCGGGCGGAGGGGCGCTACCACCTGATGCCCGGCATCATCGGCGCCCTGCGCGACCACGCCAATCCGTTCTCGATCCTCACCAAGGGCACGCTGATCCTGCGTGATCTGGAGCTGCTGCGGCAGGCCGCGGAGGTGACCGACGTCGGGATCTCCGTCTCGGTCGGCTTCACGGACCCCGGGCTGTGGCGCTCGGTCGAGCCGGGTACGCCGTCGCCCGAGCGGCGCCTCGACGTGGTCCGGACACTCACCGAGCACGGCATCGGCTGCGGAGTGCTGATGGCCCCGGTCATCCCCTTCCTCGGCGACCACCCGGACCAGCTGCGCGCGACCGTACGGGCGATCGCGTCGGCCGGGGCGACGTCCGTGACGCCTCTCGTGCTGCATCTGCGGCCCGGAGCGCGCGAATGGTTCATGGCGTGGCTGGCCCGGGAGCATCCGCACCTGGTGCGGCGGTACGAGCGGCTGTACGCGGAGGGCGCCTACGCGCCCAAGTGGTACCAGCGGCGGATCACCCGCCATGTGCACGAGCTGGCAACCGAGTTCGGGATAGGCCCGGCGCAACGCGGCACGCCTCGCCGGATCCCGCCGGCCCCCCAACCCGTTCTCGCCGAGCCCGCCGCGACCCAGCTCAGCCTCCTCTGA
- a CDS encoding SRPBCC family protein has protein sequence MAQVEATTERVIAADAETVFDTLADYKDTRAKLLPEHFSEYEVREGGDGEGTLVHWKLQATSKRVRDCLLEVSEPTDGQLVEKDRNSSMVTTWTVTPAGEGRSRAVVTTVWNGAGGIGGFFERTFAPKGLARIYDEVLAKLAAEVEK, from the coding sequence ATGGCGCAGGTCGAGGCCACGACGGAGCGGGTCATCGCGGCGGACGCGGAGACCGTGTTCGACACGCTGGCCGACTACAAGGACACCCGCGCGAAGCTCCTGCCCGAGCACTTCAGCGAGTACGAGGTGCGTGAGGGAGGCGACGGCGAGGGCACCCTCGTCCACTGGAAGCTCCAGGCCACGAGCAAGCGCGTCCGCGACTGCCTGCTGGAGGTCTCCGAGCCGACCGACGGACAGCTGGTCGAGAAGGACCGCAACTCCTCCATGGTCACCACCTGGACCGTGACGCCCGCCGGCGAGGGCCGCTCCCGGGCCGTGGTCACCACCGTCTGGAACGGCGCGGGCGGCATCGGCGGATTCTTCGAGCGGACGTTCGCTCCCAAGGGGCTCGCCCGGATCTACGACGAGGTCCTCGCCAAGCTCGCCGCCGAGGTGGAGAAGTAG
- a CDS encoding MFS transporter translates to MGGTTLVKDGQTAETAGRPGPPAPPAPAAADAVEDRSPRRVRLVFFSLMLALLLAALEQMIVATALPKIVGELQGLDRMSWAITAYLLTATIGLPVYGKLGDLYGRKGVFQFAIVVFVIGSALAGWSRTMDELIAFRAIQGIGAGGLMIGVQAIIADIVPARERGRFMGLIGAAFGLASVAGPLLGGFFTDHLSWRWCFYINVPFGLVTLAVVAVVLKLPKPPARARFDVLGAFFLAAASTCLVLLTSWGGTEYAWDSRVILGLAAGAAGTTLLFLVVEHYAPEPVIPLRLFRDSVFNITGLVGAVIGVALFGAASYLPTFLQMVDGASATESGLLMLPMMGGIVVASIVSGQLISRTGRYKVYPVAGTAVSAVGMWLLSRLEADTTRLEYSLWQAVLGIGVGMVMPVLILAVQNSVPPADLGTATSANNYFRQIGGSVGAAVFGTLFADRLTHALDGRVHAADGLPAAESLTPQLVHAMPPELRDHYIQAYADAMPRIFLYLVPVLVLGLFLAFFLKEKPLVSHHAPASADPTSVPHARTAPAAPSPAAHSAGVPVCGTVQHHDGSTVPRAALTLIDIRGQQIGRGASGEDGRYALSVPGSGSYVLIAAAGGHQPQAVSVTVGERPVELDVVLGGAGRLAGSVVTADGSPVRDAAVTLTDVRGDVVASARSGREGGYVIGELVAGEYTLAASAPAFRPAALPVSVQAARETRQDIELAGGAVLRGTVRAGGGRPVEDARVTLLDAAGNVVDTLTTGPDGTFRFVDLSSGEYTVIAAGYPPVATVLQVAAGGRTERELQLGHEDRYS, encoded by the coding sequence GTGGGCGGGACCACTCTGGTGAAGGACGGGCAGACCGCCGAGACGGCCGGTCGTCCCGGGCCTCCCGCGCCCCCCGCCCCGGCAGCGGCCGACGCCGTGGAGGACCGGAGCCCACGCCGCGTACGCCTCGTCTTCTTCAGCCTGATGCTCGCGCTGCTGCTCGCCGCGCTGGAGCAGATGATCGTCGCCACCGCCCTGCCGAAGATCGTCGGTGAACTCCAGGGCCTGGACCGCATGTCCTGGGCCATCACCGCGTATCTCCTCACGGCGACGATCGGACTGCCGGTCTACGGAAAGCTCGGGGACCTCTACGGTCGCAAGGGCGTCTTCCAGTTCGCCATCGTCGTGTTCGTCATCGGCTCGGCCCTGGCCGGCTGGTCCCGCACGATGGACGAACTCATCGCCTTCCGGGCGATCCAGGGCATCGGCGCCGGCGGACTGATGATCGGCGTCCAGGCGATCATCGCCGATATCGTCCCGGCCAGGGAACGCGGCCGCTTCATGGGCCTCATCGGCGCGGCCTTCGGGCTCGCCTCGGTCGCGGGGCCACTGCTGGGCGGCTTCTTCACCGACCATCTCTCCTGGCGCTGGTGCTTCTACATCAACGTGCCCTTCGGCCTGGTCACGCTCGCGGTCGTGGCCGTCGTCCTGAAGCTGCCCAAGCCGCCCGCGCGGGCCCGTTTCGACGTCCTCGGCGCCTTCTTCCTCGCGGCCGCCTCCACCTGCCTGGTGCTGCTGACGAGCTGGGGCGGCACGGAGTACGCCTGGGACTCACGCGTCATCCTGGGCCTCGCGGCGGGAGCCGCCGGAACGACCCTGCTCTTCCTCGTCGTCGAGCACTACGCGCCCGAACCGGTCATCCCCCTGCGGCTGTTCCGCGACTCGGTGTTCAACATCACCGGCCTCGTGGGAGCCGTGATCGGCGTCGCCCTCTTCGGCGCGGCCAGCTATCTGCCCACCTTCCTGCAGATGGTCGACGGTGCGAGCGCCACCGAGTCCGGACTGCTGATGCTGCCCATGATGGGCGGCATCGTCGTCGCCTCCATCGTCTCCGGACAGCTCATCAGCCGCACCGGCCGCTACAAGGTCTACCCGGTGGCCGGCACCGCCGTCTCGGCCGTCGGCATGTGGCTGCTGTCGCGGCTGGAGGCCGACACCACCCGGCTCGAGTACTCGCTCTGGCAGGCCGTCCTCGGCATCGGCGTGGGCATGGTGATGCCGGTACTGATCCTGGCCGTGCAGAACTCCGTACCGCCCGCCGATCTCGGCACCGCCACCAGCGCCAACAACTACTTCCGGCAGATCGGCGGCAGCGTCGGCGCGGCGGTCTTCGGCACCCTCTTCGCCGACCGGCTCACCCATGCGCTCGACGGGCGCGTCCACGCAGCCGACGGCCTTCCCGCCGCCGAGTCCCTCACCCCGCAGCTCGTCCACGCGATGCCGCCGGAGCTGCGCGACCACTACATCCAGGCGTACGCCGACGCGATGCCGCGGATCTTCCTCTACCTCGTACCGGTGCTCGTCCTCGGCCTGTTCCTCGCCTTCTTCCTCAAGGAGAAACCGCTGGTGTCCCATCACGCCCCCGCCTCCGCGGACCCCACCTCCGTACCGCACGCCCGCACGGCGCCGGCCGCTCCCTCGCCCGCAGCCCACAGCGCCGGGGTGCCCGTCTGCGGGACCGTCCAGCACCACGACGGCAGCACCGTCCCGCGCGCCGCGCTCACCCTCATCGACATCCGGGGGCAGCAGATCGGACGCGGCGCGAGCGGCGAGGACGGACGGTACGCGCTCAGCGTGCCCGGCTCCGGCAGTTACGTCCTCATCGCGGCGGCCGGCGGGCACCAGCCGCAGGCCGTGTCGGTCACCGTCGGCGAACGGCCGGTCGAACTGGACGTCGTGCTCGGCGGAGCGGGGCGCCTCGCGGGGAGCGTCGTCACCGCTGACGGGAGCCCGGTGCGCGATGCCGCCGTGACCCTGACCGACGTACGCGGCGACGTCGTCGCGTCCGCGCGGAGCGGGCGCGAGGGCGGCTATGTGATCGGTGAACTGGTGGCGGGCGAGTACACGCTGGCGGCGAGCGCCCCGGCCTTCCGCCCGGCCGCGCTGCCCGTCAGCGTCCAGGCCGCCCGCGAGACGCGGCAGGACATCGAACTCGCGGGTGGCGCGGTGCTGCGCGGCACGGTGCGCGCCGGCGGCGGACGGCCCGTCGAGGACGCGCGGGTGACGCTGCTGGACGCGGCCGGCAACGTCGTCGACACCCTCACCACGGGCCCCGACGGAACCTTCCGCTTCGTCGACCTGTCCTCCGGCGAGTACACCGTCATCGCGGCGGGCTATCCGCCGGTGGCGACGGTGCTGCAGGTCGCGGCCGGAGGGCGTACGGAGCGCGAACTCCAGCTGGGGCACGAGGACCGGTACTCCTGA
- a CDS encoding DUF6415 family natural product biosynthesis protein, giving the protein MADVLDDIVPTEEHLEETADRFSGHLLRLVPIAVAAGAEKWDATAARHIERARALRPRSCPEVTGYVKSPEPAAGGGRAA; this is encoded by the coding sequence GTGGCTGATGTGTTGGACGACATCGTGCCCACCGAAGAACACCTCGAGGAGACTGCGGATCGCTTCAGCGGCCACCTGCTGCGGCTCGTCCCCATCGCGGTTGCCGCCGGTGCGGAGAAGTGGGACGCCACCGCAGCTCGGCACATTGAGCGAGCCCGTGCCCTGCGCCCGAGGAGCTGCCCGGAAGTCACGGGATACGTGAAGTCCCCCGAGCCAGCTGCGGGCGGAGGTAGAGCAGCATGA
- a CDS encoding SUKH-4 family immunity protein → MNYSVSTADIVRLFGLPGVVMFPRDAHDHQTVESPSMRMLHEVGLPHDDLFLSRMDVKDPVHDPALLGEFLASIGRPCPPGAEEWAVLGYFQDSLLALDSTTEKVYAFPEGTSRHLLMHRNVESLVYSLCALQEFHLERDASEDEEALALQTRSRIEAFDSTPFEDPISEWNIIFDEIMEGSW, encoded by the coding sequence ATGAATTACTCCGTCAGCACGGCAGACATTGTCCGCTTGTTCGGGCTGCCGGGCGTCGTCATGTTCCCCCGCGACGCGCATGACCACCAAACCGTCGAGTCACCCTCGATGCGCATGCTCCACGAAGTAGGCCTTCCCCACGACGACTTGTTCCTGTCACGAATGGATGTCAAGGACCCGGTTCACGACCCGGCACTCCTCGGTGAGTTCCTGGCATCCATCGGGCGTCCATGCCCTCCAGGAGCCGAAGAATGGGCGGTCTTGGGCTACTTTCAGGACTCGCTCCTGGCCCTCGACTCAACCACCGAGAAGGTCTACGCCTTCCCGGAAGGCACCAGCCGTCACCTTCTCATGCACCGCAATGTCGAGTCCCTCGTCTACAGCCTCTGCGCGCTGCAGGAGTTCCACCTCGAACGCGACGCTTCCGAGGACGAGGAAGCACTCGCTCTGCAGACACGGTCCCGGATCGAAGCCTTCGACAGCACTCCCTTCGAAGACCCCATCTCAGAGTGGAACATCATCTTCGATGAAATCATGGAAGGCAGCTGGTAG
- a CDS encoding WXG100-like domain-containing protein, whose product MGIQLPEDLRDIMEMVGVDWPDIDEDDLKDTAREYREFAEELRDTIRDANKACSNVLAGRSKGVAVDAFRQRWGKVSGQDMKHLADAMDLLAGAMDTGAGYVTTCKVAVIADLGTAAAAVTGGLIGAIFTGGLSALIGAGAALALKMAIREAIDLLVSQLVDLAVEKIEGEILTKLEGLFDDTTASGGRDKNGSLLPEGSSAVGQDLWIEFAEFADAIDQLGKEHGRLHDKKKTFGDKRAKRSLVTKKDDRFAKFGAAIDKAEDKVESTAVKMHKEIEKNVDGLDKTKRTNDGTDKDVKEKVDGCSPRRKDGDGKDVPMYLLAKDGTVQQLLPDGTLKPVDKDDKSGIHDLLESNGTVWRPESRAEKARVGVQDDETAVVKSSRVDPYDDPLGQATQIARYANNDYESKHNYAAGRYIDPSDSQKEIILVGRSDRGMHSERVIGYPLIHKGKQAGLDEVFTERAPCQKRNSRCDAWLAKHFATHNPGLTVTDVVDYDQLNGKREEGNAQHQKYVDGLKKAHGR is encoded by the coding sequence ATGGGCATACAGCTGCCTGAAGACCTGCGGGACATCATGGAGATGGTGGGCGTCGACTGGCCCGACATCGATGAGGACGACCTCAAGGACACCGCACGGGAGTATCGCGAGTTCGCCGAGGAGCTACGCGACACCATCCGCGACGCCAACAAGGCCTGCAGTAACGTTTTGGCCGGCCGCAGCAAGGGCGTCGCGGTGGACGCTTTCAGGCAGCGATGGGGCAAGGTCTCCGGCCAGGACATGAAGCACCTGGCCGACGCCATGGACCTGCTTGCCGGCGCGATGGACACCGGCGCAGGCTACGTCACCACCTGCAAGGTAGCGGTCATTGCCGACCTCGGCACGGCGGCTGCCGCCGTAACCGGCGGACTGATCGGCGCCATCTTTACCGGCGGCCTCTCCGCGCTGATCGGTGCCGGCGCCGCCTTGGCGCTCAAAATGGCTATCAGGGAAGCCATCGACCTGCTCGTATCACAACTCGTCGATCTTGCCGTCGAGAAGATCGAAGGCGAGATCCTGACCAAACTCGAGGGCCTGTTCGACGACACCACCGCCTCCGGCGGGCGCGACAAGAACGGCTCCCTCTTGCCCGAGGGCTCCAGCGCTGTCGGACAGGACCTCTGGATCGAATTCGCAGAGTTCGCTGACGCCATTGACCAGCTCGGCAAGGAGCATGGCCGACTGCACGACAAGAAGAAGACCTTCGGCGATAAGCGAGCAAAGCGCAGTCTCGTCACCAAGAAGGACGACCGTTTCGCCAAGTTCGGTGCCGCCATCGACAAGGCCGAAGACAAGGTCGAGTCGACCGCAGTCAAGATGCACAAGGAAATTGAGAAGAACGTCGACGGCCTCGACAAGACCAAACGAACCAATGACGGCACCGACAAGGACGTCAAGGAGAAGGTCGACGGCTGCAGTCCTCGACGTAAGGACGGAGACGGCAAGGACGTACCCATGTACCTCCTCGCCAAGGACGGCACGGTGCAGCAGCTTCTACCCGACGGAACACTCAAGCCCGTCGACAAGGACGACAAGTCGGGGATCCACGACCTTCTCGAGTCCAACGGCACGGTGTGGCGGCCCGAGAGCAGGGCCGAGAAGGCAAGGGTGGGAGTTCAGGACGACGAGACCGCAGTTGTAAAGTCGAGCCGAGTCGACCCGTACGACGATCCGCTGGGACAGGCTACACAGATCGCCCGCTACGCCAATAACGACTACGAGAGCAAGCACAACTATGCGGCCGGTAGGTACATTGACCCTTCGGATTCGCAAAAGGAGATCATCCTCGTCGGCCGCAGCGATCGCGGCATGCACTCCGAGCGGGTCATAGGATACCCGTTGATTCACAAGGGAAAGCAAGCCGGACTGGACGAGGTTTTCACCGAACGTGCACCATGCCAGAAACGCAACAGCCGATGTGACGCATGGCTCGCAAAGCACTTCGCCACACACAACCCCGGTCTCACCGTGACTGATGTGGTCGACTACGATCAGCTGAACGGGAAGAGAGAAGAGGGCAACGCCCAGCATCAAAAGTATGTCGATGGATTGAAAAAGGCCCACGGCCGCTAG
- a CDS encoding WD40 repeat domain-containing protein has product MKLVVESRSDALCTEQLLDQNPGPALMDLSQPRWTDFGGFLQWGQTVAPAVDVGPLYPYPGPVVSPGLQVAVPREVDDIAFTAGSMVRADPHAVTAWLEHEDRAAEMASDLGRAWLRAGQALCGATKVSTRALTLLAALDSGRPSEARSALEEMTQPESWRLVRTYTLEGGHSGWPGPVSALATGRARHAEHVLCADFLGAIRLLDSVGGTARGRLSTRRSRPAKALMCLPDGTATVLDEFGGVSLVGEVPQKQGLQALLEPESDPWSRLREAVLAFPDRPDGTKLTAAASLPDGVVFGDATGHVHVLSVGKGGEVEATSQLLHNGPVEAVTGLELNGTDITLVYSGGVDGRIRAWSPAAEPMPEPLRSRSTSLAAISASTSSAHSLELIVAWADGLVEYMDLDSGTVLPFRPGPPVRAVCSQRAATGETLVVIGMDEAITALVPNPSAPVNGS; this is encoded by the coding sequence GTGAAGCTGGTTGTCGAGTCCCGCAGTGACGCTCTGTGCACGGAGCAACTCCTCGATCAGAACCCCGGACCGGCGCTTATGGATCTCAGCCAGCCCCGTTGGACGGACTTCGGCGGCTTCCTCCAGTGGGGGCAGACAGTCGCCCCTGCAGTCGACGTGGGGCCGCTGTACCCCTATCCCGGCCCGGTGGTGAGCCCGGGCCTGCAGGTGGCAGTGCCCCGTGAAGTCGATGACATCGCCTTTACTGCGGGTTCCATGGTGCGAGCCGATCCGCATGCGGTGACCGCGTGGTTGGAACACGAGGACCGGGCAGCGGAAATGGCGAGCGACCTCGGCCGCGCGTGGCTGAGGGCCGGCCAGGCTCTTTGTGGCGCCACGAAGGTTTCCACCCGCGCACTGACCTTACTGGCGGCGTTGGACAGTGGCCGACCTTCCGAGGCCCGTTCCGCTCTGGAAGAAATGACTCAACCCGAGTCATGGCGCTTGGTGCGCACGTACACACTGGAGGGCGGACACTCGGGCTGGCCCGGGCCTGTCTCCGCACTTGCGACAGGAAGGGCGCGGCACGCCGAGCACGTCCTGTGCGCTGATTTCCTCGGTGCCATACGGCTGCTGGACAGCGTAGGGGGCACTGCACGCGGACGCCTGTCAACCCGTCGAAGCCGCCCGGCCAAGGCACTGATGTGCCTGCCCGACGGCACAGCCACCGTCCTCGACGAGTTCGGAGGGGTCAGCCTTGTTGGCGAGGTTCCGCAGAAGCAGGGCCTGCAGGCCTTGCTCGAACCAGAGTCAGACCCGTGGAGCCGGCTACGTGAAGCCGTGCTGGCCTTCCCGGACCGTCCAGACGGCACCAAGCTCACGGCTGCCGCATCGCTGCCGGACGGTGTCGTCTTCGGAGACGCCACGGGACACGTACACGTTCTCTCCGTAGGGAAAGGTGGCGAGGTAGAAGCCACGTCACAGCTGTTGCACAATGGGCCCGTTGAAGCCGTTACGGGGCTTGAGCTCAACGGGACGGACATAACGCTGGTCTACTCGGGCGGTGTTGACGGTCGCATCCGGGCCTGGAGCCCGGCGGCAGAGCCGATGCCCGAACCCCTGCGGAGCAGGTCCACCTCCTTGGCGGCGATCAGTGCGAGTACCTCCTCCGCTCACTCCCTGGAACTGATCGTGGCCTGGGCCGATGGCCTGGTCGAATACATGGACCTCGACAGCGGAACTGTCCTTCCCTTCCGGCCGGGACCACCAGTGCGGGCCGTCTGCTCCCAGCGTGCTGCGACGGGTGAGACTCTCGTCGTGATCGGCATGGACGAGGCCATCACTGCACTCGTCCCGAATCCTTCCGCACCAGTCAACGGCTCATAG
- a CDS encoding SUKH-4 family immunity protein, protein MSTNNPIIEHFGTEGLRRFPAVALQGSHVPEGATRTLREQGIPVAVGPYFRAASSGDAAQLGAFASRQQLQAPPGPLSRWLRLGTDGGADLCVRPDGAVQAVFLSEVLPDMYVSASVDLFSEALVLLDRAVSRIAVADGLQGAVPVLHSLMTGLQELDPLAFAERESWWPRVLDDVRHTLNFPFSASFEFELAGGRKEVVTDSTGIGRLHPEERIWQRLSSSGVRPEQVTRVYCELEPCFMPGHYCAVWMQHTFPRAQFTHSFGYGASAESREEGLKEAIIFAARQARRRQG, encoded by the coding sequence GTGTCAACGAACAATCCGATCATTGAGCATTTCGGCACCGAGGGTCTGCGCCGTTTCCCCGCCGTGGCGCTCCAGGGCTCCCATGTCCCCGAGGGGGCTACCCGGACACTACGCGAGCAAGGCATACCGGTCGCTGTCGGGCCGTACTTCCGTGCAGCATCCAGCGGCGATGCAGCTCAGCTGGGCGCTTTTGCTTCGCGTCAGCAGCTTCAGGCACCGCCCGGTCCGCTCAGCCGCTGGTTGCGTCTGGGGACCGACGGTGGGGCCGACCTTTGCGTAAGGCCGGATGGTGCGGTCCAGGCAGTGTTCTTGTCCGAGGTGCTGCCGGACATGTACGTGAGCGCGAGCGTCGATCTGTTCAGTGAGGCTCTCGTCCTGCTGGACCGTGCTGTGTCGCGCATCGCTGTGGCGGACGGCTTGCAAGGTGCCGTGCCCGTTCTGCACAGCCTGATGACTGGACTCCAGGAGCTTGACCCTCTGGCCTTCGCCGAGCGTGAAAGCTGGTGGCCGCGTGTCCTGGATGACGTACGGCACACGCTGAACTTCCCGTTCTCGGCATCCTTCGAGTTCGAGCTGGCAGGGGGGCGCAAGGAGGTCGTCACGGACAGCACGGGGATTGGCAGGTTGCACCCCGAAGAGCGGATCTGGCAGCGGCTCTCGTCCTCGGGAGTGCGCCCGGAACAGGTCACCCGGGTCTACTGCGAGCTTGAGCCTTGCTTCATGCCGGGTCACTACTGTGCTGTGTGGATGCAACATACCTTCCCCCGTGCGCAGTTCACTCACAGCTTCGGGTACGGGGCATCTGCGGAATCACGCGAAGAAGGACTCAAAGAGGCCATCATCTTCGCCGCTCGCCAGGCTCGTCGTCGGCAGGGTTAG